In the genome of Flavobacterium panacagri, one region contains:
- a CDS encoding SRPBCC domain-containing protein, which yields MEKKTKIHAEDNRHDLIITREFELPVELLFKAYEDPKIVAQWMGTKVIKLESRKYGAWEFETSDPNGNVVFKANGVIHDFVPNERIVRTFEMDTINFAPQLEFLEFEKLTDETSKLTMQIIYKSIEHRANQLKLPFAQGLNMAHNRLEEIVTKLK from the coding sequence ATGGAAAAGAAAACAAAAATTCATGCTGAAGATAACAGACACGATCTTATCATTACTAGAGAATTTGAACTTCCAGTAGAATTGCTTTTTAAAGCTTATGAAGATCCTAAAATTGTGGCACAATGGATGGGAACTAAAGTGATAAAATTGGAGAGCAGAAAATACGGTGCTTGGGAATTTGAAACGAGTGATCCTAACGGAAATGTTGTTTTTAAAGCAAATGGTGTTATTCATGATTTTGTTCCAAATGAGAGAATTGTCCGCACTTTTGAAATGGATACTATCAATTTTGCACCGCAATTGGAGTTTTTAGAATTCGAAAAACTTACCGATGAAACCAGTAAACTTACCATGCAGATTATTTACAAATCGATTGAGCACAGAGCAAATCAATTGAAACTTCCATTTGCGCAAGGTTTAAATATGGCCCACAACCGACTAGAAGAAATTGTAACTAAACTAAAATAA
- a CDS encoding VOC family protein produces the protein MKTKMIWANLAVQNIQKTIEFYSGLGFSQNGKETDELVSFSIAENNFIINFFIAKRLENALKGKLTNTLNENEVIFSLSAQSREEVEQWVKIVQKAGGTIVSKPENYEQGYTFTFADPDGHKFNFLYWPGM, from the coding sequence ATGAAAACGAAAATGATATGGGCCAATCTTGCCGTACAGAACATACAAAAAACAATTGAATTTTATTCCGGTTTAGGATTTAGTCAAAACGGAAAAGAAACAGATGAACTAGTCAGTTTTTCAATTGCAGAAAATAACTTTATAATCAATTTTTTTATTGCCAAAAGACTCGAAAATGCTCTGAAAGGGAAATTGACTAATACTCTAAATGAAAATGAAGTTATATTTTCTTTATCTGCTCAAAGCAGGGAAGAAGTGGAGCAATGGGTCAAAATAGTCCAAAAAGCAGGCGGAACGATCGTCTCAAAACCTGAAAATTACGAACAAGGTTATACATTTACATTTGCAGATCCTGATGGACATAAATTTAATTTTTTGTATTGGCCGGGAATGTAA
- a CDS encoding serine O-acetyltransferase: MFNTLVKINCDSKSSFLRQIAGNLLEKLYCCEINCAEIDKSVLFAHHGRGCTIVASKICENVVIFQNVSIGANLKYNKITNEWENVGNPIIARNVIIADGAKILGPIAIGENSIIGAGSIITKNIPANSVAYGVNQFKPKDKNYDFIFNKNMINPQKIIETNKKLVAEFNKQNNLV; this comes from the coding sequence ATGTTTAATACATTAGTTAAAATCAATTGCGATTCAAAAAGTAGTTTTCTTAGACAAATCGCTGGCAATTTATTAGAGAAACTTTATTGCTGTGAAATAAATTGTGCCGAAATAGACAAAAGTGTTTTGTTTGCGCATCACGGTCGCGGATGTACAATTGTGGCTTCTAAAATCTGTGAAAATGTGGTTATTTTTCAAAATGTTTCTATTGGAGCTAATTTGAAATACAACAAAATCACTAATGAATGGGAGAATGTCGGAAATCCAATTATTGCTAGAAATGTTATTATTGCTGATGGCGCCAAAATTTTAGGGCCAATTGCAATTGGAGAGAATTCGATTATTGGTGCTGGATCCATTATAACCAAAAATATTCCTGCAAATAGCGTAGCTTACGGTGTAAATCAATTTAAACCAAAGGATAAAAACTATGATTTTATATTCAATAAGAACATGATTAATCCTCAGAAAATCATAGAAACCAATAAAAAGTTAGTCGCAGAATTCAATAAACAGAATAATCTCGTTTAA
- a CDS encoding VOC family protein has translation MEIRLLVIRTNDQKRLADFYSFLGLKFDYHKHGNSPMHYSAGIGSLILEIYPLAKNQTEPDINMRLGFAIDNFEETLKLLINNEIAYSEPLQTDFGFLTIVSDPDGRKVELYKK, from the coding sequence ATGGAAATTAGACTTCTGGTAATACGAACAAATGATCAAAAACGTCTTGCGGACTTTTATAGTTTTTTAGGTTTGAAATTTGATTATCATAAACACGGTAACTCCCCTATGCATTATTCGGCAGGAATTGGAAGTTTAATTTTGGAAATATATCCATTAGCAAAAAATCAAACTGAACCAGATATCAATATGAGATTAGGTTTTGCAATTGATAATTTTGAAGAAACATTGAAGTTATTGATTAATAACGAGATAGCTTATTCGGAGCCTTTGCAAACTGATTTCGGTTTTTTGACTATTGTTTCTGATCCTGATGGACGAAAAGTTGAGCTTTATAAAAAGTGA
- a CDS encoding DUF4256 domain-containing protein, protein MKRELTANEQEEILNTLEKRFEKNPNRHKNLEWSAVEAKLKANPKKLWSLDEMERTEGEPDVIGYDEKTKEYLFVDCSPESPKGRRSFCYDHEALEKRKEHKPANSAINMAEEMGIEILNEEQYKELQKLGKFDAKTSSWILTPTEIRKLGGAIFSDFRYNTVFVYHNGAESYYAARGFRGLLRV, encoded by the coding sequence ATGAAAAGAGAATTGACTGCCAACGAACAAGAAGAGATTTTAAATACGTTGGAAAAACGTTTTGAAAAAAATCCAAACAGACATAAAAATTTGGAATGGTCAGCTGTTGAAGCCAAATTAAAAGCCAATCCTAAAAAATTATGGTCATTGGATGAAATGGAAAGAACTGAAGGCGAACCGGATGTTATTGGCTATGATGAAAAAACAAAAGAATATCTTTTTGTAGATTGTTCTCCTGAAAGCCCAAAAGGACGAAGAAGTTTCTGTTATGATCATGAAGCACTTGAAAAAAGAAAAGAACATAAACCCGCAAACAGCGCTATTAATATGGCGGAAGAAATGGGAATTGAAATTCTAAATGAAGAACAATACAAAGAACTCCAAAAGCTTGGAAAGTTCGATGCTAAAACATCAAGCTGGATTTTAACTCCAACGGAAATTAGAAAATTAGGAGGAGCTATCTTTTCTGATTTTAGATACAATACCGTTTTTGTTTATCATAACGGTGCAGAATCTTATTATGCGGCACGAGGATTTCGCGGTTTATTAAGAGTTTAA
- a CDS encoding DUF4262 domain-containing protein — MKKTEKQKELYFEKVYGNIRNKGYHTTAILEEENFTPFAYSTGIFENFKIPELFISGLGPNLSGEIIQNYVEKYKFSEVSLNEKIDDLIENFPVYFIKVKIENLSEYVLTSIKFYENREYTYLQLIFPDLKGKFPNESGYDYDQIIVGEFSL; from the coding sequence ATGAAGAAAACTGAAAAGCAAAAAGAGTTGTATTTCGAAAAGGTTTATGGTAATATTAGAAATAAAGGATATCACACTACAGCTATTTTAGAAGAAGAAAATTTTACTCCTTTTGCATATTCGACTGGAATATTTGAAAATTTTAAAATACCTGAGTTATTTATATCTGGATTAGGACCTAATTTGTCGGGAGAAATTATTCAAAATTATGTTGAAAAGTATAAGTTCAGTGAAGTTTCTTTAAATGAAAAGATAGATGATTTAATAGAGAATTTTCCAGTTTATTTTATAAAAGTGAAAATTGAAAATTTATCAGAGTATGTACTAACATCTATTAAATTTTATGAAAATCGAGAATACACTTATCTACAACTTATATTTCCAGATTTAAAAGGTAAATTTCCAAATGAGTCAGGATATGACTATGACCAAATAATAGTTGGAGAATTTTCGCTTTAA
- a CDS encoding DoxX family protein, with protein MNKRNRIIYWIATLWLALGMISTGIVQLMQIKEEKEMMNHLGYPLYFLTLLGVWKLLGVIAILIPKFGLLKEWAYAGFFFAMSGAVVSHLAVGDSAKELFGPILLIVLTIVSWYYRPENRKCSAN; from the coding sequence ATGAATAAACGAAACAGAATTATTTATTGGATTGCCACACTTTGGCTGGCATTAGGAATGATATCGACAGGAATCGTACAATTGATGCAGATAAAAGAAGAAAAAGAAATGATGAACCATTTAGGTTATCCGCTTTATTTTCTAACGCTTTTAGGTGTCTGGAAACTTTTAGGTGTGATTGCGATATTAATTCCGAAATTTGGCTTACTGAAAGAATGGGCTTATGCAGGCTTTTTCTTTGCTATGTCTGGAGCTGTAGTTTCTCATCTGGCGGTTGGTGACAGCGCTAAAGAACTTTTCGGCCCAATATTATTAATTGTTTTGACAATTGTTTCCTGGTATTACAGACCAGAGAACAGAAAATGTTCTGCAAACTAA
- a CDS encoding HD domain-containing protein, producing the protein MQQQKDWSIDEIQNTWQLVSKLHDGQKYGGSNAGERVEYINHIGSVVFEVLNATRLTENMNADLAVKCAMLHDTIEDTVFNYERVNDLFGSEVASGVLALTKNDEIKDSLEKMLDSLSRIKQQPIEVWAVKMADRICNLYEPPYYWDDEKKLKYIQEAEIILSELKDGNHYLANRLQNKIKEYYRFLSTSN; encoded by the coding sequence ATGCAACAACAAAAAGACTGGTCAATAGATGAAATTCAGAATACCTGGCAATTGGTTTCAAAACTTCATGACGGACAAAAATATGGCGGAAGTAATGCGGGAGAAAGAGTAGAATATATCAATCATATCGGAAGTGTTGTTTTTGAAGTTTTAAATGCCACTCGTTTAACCGAAAATATGAATGCTGATCTAGCTGTTAAATGCGCCATGCTTCATGATACCATAGAAGACACAGTATTTAATTATGAAAGAGTAAATGATTTATTTGGAAGTGAAGTGGCTTCCGGAGTTTTAGCCTTAACTAAAAACGATGAAATTAAGGATTCTCTAGAAAAAATGCTCGATAGTTTAAGCAGAATCAAACAACAGCCTATAGAAGTCTGGGCAGTTAAAATGGCTGATAGAATTTGTAATTTATACGAACCGCCATATTATTGGGATGATGAAAAAAAACTGAAATACATTCAAGAAGCTGAAATTATACTAAGCGAACTAAAAGACGGGAATCACTATTTAGCCAATAGACTGCAAAACAAAATTAAAGAGTATTATCGTTTTCTAAGTACTTCTAATTAA
- the map gene encoding type I methionyl aminopeptidase, protein MSITTEAELAGMKKASEAVAYTLKEMRKFAKVGMSTKELDDYGGQILKDFGAKSAPYETYGFPGWTCISVDNEFCHGIPSDKRILQEGDLINIDVSAELDGFWSDNGGSFVIGEDINEHQKLIEASKQILHKAIHNIKGGVRISDIGFLIETEAKKKGYKVIKNLTGHGVGRSLHEAPHEIANYRDRFNMTRFKKNSVVAIETFISTTSTYAETMKDGWTMVGNKGGFMAQHEHTIVVTEGKPIILTEMNEIWN, encoded by the coding sequence ATGTCTATTACAACAGAAGCAGAATTAGCCGGAATGAAAAAAGCGAGTGAAGCCGTAGCATACACTTTAAAAGAAATGAGAAAATTTGCCAAAGTTGGTATGTCAACCAAAGAATTGGATGATTACGGCGGACAAATATTAAAAGATTTTGGAGCTAAATCTGCACCTTATGAAACTTATGGTTTTCCGGGCTGGACTTGCATCAGCGTTGACAATGAATTTTGCCACGGAATTCCTTCTGATAAAAGAATTCTGCAGGAAGGCGATTTAATCAATATTGATGTTTCTGCTGAATTAGACGGTTTTTGGTCAGATAACGGAGGTTCTTTTGTAATTGGAGAAGATATAAATGAACACCAAAAATTGATTGAAGCTTCGAAACAAATTTTACATAAAGCCATTCACAATATAAAAGGTGGCGTTCGTATTTCGGATATTGGTTTCCTGATAGAAACCGAAGCAAAGAAAAAAGGCTATAAAGTCATTAAAAACTTAACTGGACACGGAGTAGGGAGAAGTCTTCACGAAGCACCTCATGAAATTGCCAATTACAGAGATCGTTTTAATATGACGAGATTTAAAAAGAATTCAGTTGTAGCAATTGAAACTTTTATTTCGACAACTTCAACTTATGCAGAAACAATGAAAGATGGCTGGACAATGGTTGGAAATAAAGGCGGTTTTATGGCGCAGCACGAACATACAATTGTGGTTACCGAAGGCAAACCAATTATTTTGACCGAAATGAATGAAATTTGGAATTAA
- a CDS encoding DUF2200 domain-containing protein produces the protein MKNDRVYKIIFASVYPMYIQKAEKKGRTKEEVDTVILWLTGYSESQFKDQIEKKSDLQTFFDEAPKLNPNASKITGVICGYRIEEIEDPLMKKIRYMDKLVDELAKGKKMEKILRE, from the coding sequence ATGAAAAACGATAGAGTATACAAAATAATATTTGCCAGTGTTTATCCCATGTACATTCAAAAAGCAGAAAAAAAGGGGAGAACCAAAGAAGAAGTCGATACCGTAATTTTATGGTTAACAGGTTATAGCGAATCTCAATTTAAAGATCAGATTGAAAAGAAATCAGACTTGCAAACTTTTTTTGATGAAGCTCCAAAACTAAATCCGAATGCTTCAAAAATTACAGGAGTTATCTGTGGTTATCGTATTGAAGAAATTGAAGATCCGTTAATGAAGAAAATCCGTTATATGGATAAATTAGTAGATGAATTGGCGAAAGGAAAAAAAATGGAAAAGATTCTGAGAGAATAA
- a CDS encoding Crp/Fnr family transcriptional regulator, whose protein sequence is MKELVAYILQFGSLNQQQIDLILSKAQEREIKKESYFSEAGKVAVEVGFIVEGIMRVCYYNNKGEEITKYFIDENNLVVDLESFENSICSSAYVEAVTDCKMIIFSKKDWEELLNTIIGWDKIVHKIINKALILKVSRRSPLVSEDATTRYLSFMEMFPNVINRVPLSYLASYLGITQSSLSRIRKNIR, encoded by the coding sequence ATGAAAGAATTAGTAGCATACATATTGCAGTTTGGCAGTTTAAATCAGCAGCAGATTGATTTAATTTTAAGCAAAGCCCAAGAAAGAGAAATTAAAAAAGAAAGTTATTTTTCTGAAGCCGGAAAAGTAGCTGTAGAAGTTGGATTTATTGTAGAAGGAATCATGAGAGTTTGTTATTACAATAACAAAGGCGAAGAAATCACTAAATATTTTATTGATGAAAACAACCTCGTTGTAGATTTAGAAAGTTTTGAAAACAGTATTTGTTCTTCGGCTTATGTTGAAGCAGTTACCGATTGTAAAATGATTATTTTTTCTAAAAAAGACTGGGAAGAACTTCTCAATACCATTATAGGCTGGGATAAAATCGTTCATAAAATCATCAATAAAGCTTTGATTTTAAAAGTATCCAGAAGAAGTCCACTGGTTTCTGAGGATGCTACAACACGTTATTTATCTTTTATGGAAATGTTTCCCAATGTTATCAATCGTGTTCCACTTTCTTATTTAGCATCTTACCTCGGAATTACACAATCTTCTTTAAGCCGAATCCGAAAAAATATCCGTTAA
- a CDS encoding SDR family NAD(P)-dependent oxidoreductase has protein sequence MDSVLITGANRSIGLEIAKQLSEKGLFVYLGSRDLQKGEEVVKELTQNGFKNIKVIAIDVTNQESIVEAKNIVEKDQGKLDILINNAGILGNMPQDSSTTSVENIQNVFDTNFFGVIRVTQTFLELLKKSKNPRISNITSGLGSLTLHSDPTWEYYPFKAVSYVSSKTALNAFTVTLAYELKELGVKVNAIDPGYTATDFNHFNGPGSVESASSFIIKHTITDENGPTGKFFSNDIKDESEESPW, from the coding sequence ATGGATTCAGTATTAATTACAGGAGCAAATAGAAGCATAGGTTTAGAAATAGCAAAACAGCTTTCAGAAAAAGGATTATTCGTTTATTTAGGAAGCCGTGACCTTCAAAAAGGCGAGGAAGTTGTAAAAGAACTAACTCAAAACGGATTTAAAAATATCAAAGTTATTGCAATTGATGTTACAAATCAGGAAAGTATTGTAGAAGCTAAAAATATCGTAGAAAAAGATCAGGGAAAATTGGATATTCTAATTAATAATGCAGGAATTTTAGGCAATATGCCACAAGATTCTTCGACAACATCGGTTGAAAATATTCAGAATGTATTTGATACTAACTTTTTTGGCGTAATCAGAGTTACTCAGACATTTCTTGAACTGCTAAAAAAATCCAAAAATCCAAGAATAAGTAATATTACATCTGGCCTTGGTTCCTTAACATTACATAGTGATCCAACTTGGGAATATTATCCGTTTAAAGCCGTTTCTTATGTTTCATCTAAAACAGCTTTAAATGCGTTCACTGTGACTTTAGCTTATGAATTAAAAGAATTAGGAGTCAAAGTAAATGCTATTGATCCAGGTTATACAGCAACAGATTTTAATCATTTCAATGGACCGGGAAGTGTAGAAAGTGCCTCAAGCTTTATTATTAAACATACTATAACTGATGAAAATGGCCCAACCGGAAAATTCTTTAGCAATGATATTAAAGACGAAAGCGAAGAAAGCCCGTGGTAA
- a CDS encoding endonuclease V, whose product MILAFDTYYFDQKAKTVCLEFAEWNEDKNFKVYTEIIDNVEEYIPGEFYKRELPCILSLLNQIDLSTIDVIVVDGFVYLNDEQKYGLGGYLYEKLNKQIPIIGVAKTNFASIEKNKKALFRGDSKKPLYITSIGIDLEKAFEKIESMHGEFRFPTLLKELDRLTKEN is encoded by the coding sequence ATGATCTTAGCATTTGATACCTATTATTTTGACCAAAAAGCAAAAACTGTTTGTTTGGAATTTGCAGAATGGAATGAAGATAAAAACTTTAAAGTTTACACTGAAATTATTGATAATGTGGAAGAATATATTCCCGGCGAATTTTATAAAAGAGAACTGCCTTGTATTTTAAGCTTATTAAATCAAATAGATCTGTCTACTATTGATGTAATTGTTGTAGATGGTTTTGTCTATTTAAATGATGAACAGAAATACGGTTTAGGCGGTTATTTATATGAAAAATTAAATAAACAAATTCCGATTATTGGCGTTGCCAAAACAAATTTTGCTTCTATAGAAAAGAATAAAAAAGCTTTGTTTAGAGGAGATAGTAAGAAACCGTTATACATCACTTCTATCGGGATCGATTTGGAGAAAGCTTTTGAAAAAATTGAAAGTATGCATGGTGAATTTAGATTTCCGACTTTATTAAAGGAACTGGATAGACTAACAAAAGAAAATTGA
- a CDS encoding helix-turn-helix domain-containing protein — MESSQLLFFLSALGAFNGFILSVYFAINAQKKIFANYFLSLLLLVLSIRIVKSVFFYFNPALSNIFIQIGLSACILIGPFLFLSLKPNLDAQKHNWIKHIVPYLAVITILGILYPYTKYRVIWSLGIVNAIYLQWLVYILLSFRYIFPMIQKIKRKESLKKIEVWFLSIYLGVAFIWLAYATVPYTSYIVGALSFTFVLYLIILLLIFRNSDESVFFQEKEKYKNKEMDIEMQRIIGQKFAVIIEKELYLNPDFSLEEASKELKITKHLLSQYVNEILGKSFSNLIKEYRIEKAKKLLKTEKNFTLESLGYDSGFSSKSTFFTAFKKTTGLTPAEYQKAHSE; from the coding sequence ATGGAATCCAGCCAGTTGCTTTTCTTTCTTAGTGCTCTAGGAGCTTTTAATGGTTTTATACTTTCAGTATATTTTGCTATAAATGCTCAAAAGAAAATTTTCGCAAATTATTTCTTATCCCTGCTCCTGCTGGTTTTAAGTATTAGGATTGTAAAATCTGTTTTTTTCTACTTTAATCCTGCCCTATCGAATATTTTCATTCAAATTGGACTTTCGGCCTGTATTCTAATTGGGCCTTTTCTATTTTTAAGCCTCAAACCAAATTTAGATGCTCAAAAACATAATTGGATAAAACATATTGTACCTTATTTGGCTGTGATAACTATTTTAGGGATTTTATATCCTTATACTAAATATAGAGTAATCTGGAGTCTCGGAATAGTAAATGCAATATATTTACAATGGCTGGTTTACATTCTATTATCTTTTAGATATATTTTCCCGATGATTCAAAAAATTAAAAGAAAAGAGAGCTTAAAAAAAATAGAGGTTTGGTTTCTTAGTATTTATCTTGGAGTAGCCTTTATATGGCTTGCTTATGCTACCGTTCCTTATACTTCCTACATCGTTGGTGCTTTATCTTTTACATTTGTTCTATACCTAATTATTTTGCTATTAATTTTCAGAAATAGTGACGAAAGCGTATTTTTTCAAGAGAAGGAGAAATACAAAAACAAAGAAATGGATATTGAAATGCAGAGAATTATTGGTCAGAAATTTGCTGTAATAATAGAGAAAGAACTTTATCTCAATCCAGATTTCAGTCTTGAAGAAGCTTCAAAAGAACTTAAAATTACAAAGCATTTATTGTCTCAATATGTAAATGAAATTTTGGGCAAATCTTTTTCAAATCTTATCAAAGAATATCGAATTGAAAAAGCAAAAAAATTATTAAAAACAGAAAAAAACTTTACGCTTGAAAGTTTAGGTTATGACAGCGGTTTTAGTTCAAAATCTACTTTTTTTACTGCTTTTAAAAAAACAACTGGTTTAACTCCTGCAGAATATCAAAAAGCACATTCAGAATAA
- a CDS encoding VOC family protein — protein sequence MGNNSNDTEPKVTGLGGIFFFMDNPKETKDWYAKNLGLEINEWGSSSFESRNIDNPEEIESTQWCPFKKGDEYFSPSKKEFMVNYRVQNIEGLVEKLKANGVTILDNIETYDYGKFVHIMDTEGNKIELWEPN from the coding sequence ATGGGAAACAATTCTAATGATACAGAACCAAAAGTGACAGGACTTGGCGGAATTTTCTTTTTTATGGATAATCCAAAAGAAACGAAAGACTGGTATGCCAAAAATTTAGGATTAGAAATTAACGAATGGGGGTCTTCAAGTTTTGAATCCAGAAATATCGATAATCCGGAAGAAATTGAATCGACGCAATGGTGTCCTTTTAAGAAAGGGGATGAATATTTTTCTCCATCCAAAAAAGAGTTTATGGTCAATTACCGCGTTCAAAATATTGAAGGACTTGTAGAAAAGCTAAAAGCAAATGGAGTTACAATTCTAGATAATATAGAAACGTACGATTACGGAAAGTTTGTTCATATAATGGATACTGAAGGCAATAAAATTGAACTGTGGGAACCTAATTAA
- a CDS encoding nuclear transport factor 2 family protein, producing MRTVLLIISLNFFFLTANAQLNDPGNDWGLIQKTLNLYLDGQATGDSIKVGQSFHDSWQLKYFAEDKFNVVRKSDYMKGYKAPNARSANWSGRIISIDITNNVAAAKVEISTSRLLFIDYFNLMKINQDWFIVDKISTRTPHKTVEVAVAKTK from the coding sequence ATGAGAACAGTACTTTTAATTATTTCTTTAAATTTTTTCTTTCTTACTGCAAATGCCCAGTTGAATGATCCTGGAAACGATTGGGGTTTGATACAGAAAACACTTAATCTATACTTAGACGGACAAGCAACAGGCGATTCGATTAAAGTCGGCCAGTCCTTTCATGATTCTTGGCAGCTGAAATATTTTGCTGAAGACAAATTTAATGTTGTCCGTAAATCAGATTACATGAAAGGGTATAAAGCCCCAAATGCTAGATCTGCTAATTGGTCTGGGCGTATTATATCTATTGATATTACAAACAATGTTGCGGCCGCCAAAGTGGAAATTAGTACTTCAAGATTATTGTTTATAGATTATTTTAATCTGATGAAAATAAATCAAGACTGGTTTATAGTAGATAAAATTTCAACTAGGACACCCCATAAAACGGTTGAAGTTGCGGTGGCCAAAACGAAGTAA
- a CDS encoding nuclear transport factor 2 family protein produces the protein MNKIIILLVIRIFLFTTVVNSQNKILFVTSNQDFYGNTQIPAANHFEEIVVPYDIFIKAGYTIDFISPKGGAIPIGYINTSDSLQKKYLYNAWFMDKLEHTMKPASIISSNYAAIFYSGGGAAMFGVADDNTIQKIARTIYNKNGVVSAICHGTAGIVYLKDENGKSLYAGKKITGYPDEFENKNAEYYKAFPFSINNAVKENQGSFVYSKKGGDSFYTVDGRFVTGQDPTSGSKVANEVVSILKANSKTSNGLLKSDSDQIKEVLLDYIEGTANGRPERLQKAFHPKFNLYTVAEDTLWTRSGKQYIANIKPGEHVNRIGNIVSIDFDKDAAIAKVEIVIPNWRIFTDYFLMLKYKGAWKIIHKSYSWRELPKI, from the coding sequence ATGAATAAAATAATAATTTTATTAGTTATTCGTATATTCCTATTTACTACTGTTGTTAATTCCCAAAACAAAATCTTATTTGTAACCTCAAATCAAGATTTTTATGGGAATACCCAGATTCCTGCTGCCAATCATTTTGAAGAGATTGTTGTCCCTTATGATATATTTATCAAAGCTGGTTATACCATTGATTTTATAAGTCCAAAAGGCGGTGCAATTCCGATTGGTTATATCAACACATCAGATAGTTTGCAAAAAAAGTATTTGTATAATGCTTGGTTTATGGACAAACTGGAGCACACTATGAAACCAGCTTCCATTATTTCTAGTAATTATGCGGCCATTTTTTATAGTGGCGGTGGCGCTGCGATGTTTGGAGTGGCAGATGATAATACTATTCAAAAAATTGCAAGAACCATTTACAATAAAAATGGTGTTGTATCGGCAATCTGTCATGGAACTGCTGGAATTGTCTATCTAAAAGATGAAAATGGAAAGTCACTGTATGCAGGAAAAAAAATTACAGGATACCCAGATGAGTTTGAAAATAAAAATGCCGAATATTACAAGGCATTTCCGTTTTCAATAAACAATGCTGTTAAAGAAAATCAAGGCAGTTTTGTTTACTCGAAAAAAGGAGGAGATTCTTTTTATACTGTAGACGGTAGATTTGTAACAGGGCAAGATCCCACTTCTGGCAGTAAGGTTGCGAATGAAGTTGTTTCAATTTTAAAAGCTAATTCTAAAACTTCTAATGGGCTTTTAAAAAGTGATTCAGATCAAATCAAAGAAGTTTTACTCGACTACATTGAGGGTACAGCTAATGGACGACCTGAAAGATTGCAAAAAGCTTTTCATCCTAAATTTAATTTGTATACTGTTGCGGAAGATACGCTCTGGACACGTTCCGGCAAACAATATATTGCCAACATAAAACCTGGAGAACATGTAAATAGAATTGGAAACATTGTATCTATTGACTTTGATAAAGATGCCGCAATTGCGAAAGTTGAAATAGTTATACCCAATTGGAGGATTTTTACGGATTATTTTTTAATGCTAAAATATAAAGGAGCTTGGAAAATAATACATAAAAGTTATTCTTGGAGAGAGCTTCCAAAAATCTAA